A portion of the Polaribacter cellanae genome contains these proteins:
- a CDS encoding endonuclease translates to MIRKIIPLFAFLLFASSIFSQESYYSDVNLKLTGISLKEELATKIISTHTQFLFYDQIWDASKITDVNPENNTQVLLIYGYENGTDSDVTNDRVREIDKNGGAPGEWNREHVFSRSLGVPNLGTSGPGSDAHHLRPADAQRNSSRNNRKFTAGNGNSAAQANTGWYPGDEWKGDVARMVMYLYVRYGNRCLPTNVGFGDNLATPDDMIDLFLQWNVEDPVSDFERQRNIYHENTSNQNAQGNRNPFIDNPILATRIWGGAKAEDTWGIYTNNDTQPPTMPTNVVVNNVTTFSVDVSWNAATDNTAVTSYDVFVDGNLRKNTTNTNTTITGLNSDTSYTIAILAKDIAENKSTKTTPVNTRTLVDNEAPTIPTNIVIGNETGNTFKITWNASTDNTAVTGYDVFINDAFLETTTATTSTVTNLAISTTYKVQVLAKDAVGNKSALSTPINATTTDGVTTTANELFFSEYLEGSSNNKALEIVNLTNVDIDLGAYSIKRQSNGGLNGAEWAGEISLSGKIIKSKDVFVIVNEASGEHTASKSQFARDAGDYLISIADSIRVHDGDTNFGEPINFNGNDPVGLFKNNVLIDIIGTYNGGTSNNFGKDKTLRRKSGVTQPNTAFDLNNEWDIFPKDTADDFGKYYNVLSTENFYLENLHFYPNPVENIINIEKTGNYKIESLSIYNVLGKKITTIKTISNKINLSFLSKGIYILKFEVDNKLYATKFIKK, encoded by the coding sequence ATGATTCGTAAAATCATTCCTCTTTTTGCATTTCTATTATTTGCATCTTCAATTTTCTCTCAAGAAAGTTATTATTCGGATGTAAATTTAAAATTAACTGGCATTTCTTTAAAAGAAGAATTAGCCACTAAAATTATAAGTACCCACACGCAGTTTTTATTTTACGACCAAATTTGGGATGCTAGTAAAATTACTGACGTAAATCCAGAAAACAATACACAAGTATTGCTAATTTATGGTTATGAAAATGGAACAGATTCGGATGTTACAAATGATAGAGTTCGCGAAATAGACAAAAATGGTGGCGCTCCAGGAGAATGGAACAGAGAACATGTTTTTTCCCGATCTTTAGGAGTTCCTAATTTAGGAACCTCAGGTCCAGGATCAGATGCACATCATTTAAGACCTGCAGATGCACAAAGAAATTCATCTAGAAATAACAGAAAATTTACTGCTGGTAATGGAAATTCTGCAGCACAAGCAAACACGGGCTGGTATCCTGGAGACGAATGGAAAGGAGATGTCGCAAGAATGGTTATGTATTTATATGTAAGATATGGAAATCGATGTTTACCAACGAATGTTGGTTTTGGAGACAACTTGGCTACTCCAGACGATATGATCGATTTATTTTTACAGTGGAATGTAGAAGATCCTGTATCAGATTTCGAAAGGCAACGAAATATATATCACGAAAATACATCCAATCAAAACGCACAAGGAAACAGAAATCCTTTTATAGACAACCCAATTTTAGCAACTAGAATTTGGGGTGGTGCAAAAGCAGAAGATACTTGGGGTATTTACACCAATAACGATACACAACCACCAACAATGCCAACAAATGTAGTGGTAAACAATGTTACTACTTTTTCTGTAGACGTTTCTTGGAATGCTGCAACAGACAATACAGCTGTAACAAGTTACGATGTTTTTGTTGACGGAAATTTACGAAAAAACACAACAAATACAAACACGACAATTACAGGTTTAAATTCTGATACTTCTTACACAATTGCTATTTTGGCAAAAGACATTGCAGAGAATAAATCCACAAAAACAACTCCTGTAAATACGAGAACTCTTGTAGATAATGAAGCTCCAACAATACCAACAAATATTGTAATTGGCAACGAAACTGGGAATACTTTTAAAATTACTTGGAATGCAAGTACAGACAATACAGCTGTAACTGGTTACGATGTTTTTATTAATGATGCTTTTCTAGAGACTACTACAGCAACAACTTCTACAGTTACCAACTTAGCAATATCTACAACGTATAAAGTACAAGTATTGGCAAAAGATGCTGTTGGTAATAAATCTGCATTGTCAACCCCAATAAATGCAACTACAACAGATGGAGTTACAACAACTGCAAACGAATTATTTTTCTCAGAATATTTAGAAGGTTCTTCAAATAACAAAGCATTGGAAATTGTAAACTTAACAAATGTAGATATAGATTTAGGCGCATATAGCATAAAAAGACAAAGCAATGGAGGTTTAAATGGTGCAGAATGGGCTGGGGAAATTTCTTTATCAGGTAAAATAATAAAATCTAAAGATGTTTTTGTAATTGTTAATGAAGCTTCTGGAGAACATACTGCAAGTAAATCTCAATTTGCTAGAGATGCAGGCGACTATTTAATTTCTATTGCAGATTCTATTAGAGTACATGATGGAGATACAAATTTTGGTGAACCAATTAACTTTAATGGTAACGATCCTGTTGGTTTATTTAAAAATAATGTATTAATAGATATTATAGGTACTTATAATGGTGGTACTTCTAATAATTTTGGAAAAGATAAAACTTTAAGAAGAAAAAGTGGTGTTACACAACCAAATACTGCTTTTGATCTTAATAATGAGTGGGACATCTTTCCGAAAGACACAGCAGACGATTTTGGGAAATATTATAACGTTTTAAGCACAGAAAATTTCTATTTAGAAAATTTACATTTTTACCCAAATCCTGTCGAAAATATTATAAATATAGAAAAGACAGGAAATTATAAGATAGAAAGTTTATCTATTTATAACGTTTTGGGTAAAAAAATAACTACCATTAAAACGATTTCAAATAAAATTAACCTCAGTTTTTTATCAAAAGGAATATATATTCTTAAATTTGAAGTAGATAATAAATTGTATGCTACAAAATTCATCAAAAAATAA
- the purL gene encoding phosphoribosylformylglycinamidine synthase, whose product MIHFFGNIHSKVFAVETTKKLAKKTIDKLIWLFGNQPKIEETSLDTFFVGPRAAMITPWSTNAVEITQNMGISDILRIEEFTAVSEDFTDFDPMISEKFKGLNQDSFTIDIQPEAILKIEDIAAYNNQEGLSLSDEEVAYLESVATKIGRKLTDSEVFGFSQVNSEHCRHKIFNGTFVIDGEEMPTSLFKLIKETSKENPNSIVSAYKDNVAFIKGPKVEQFAPKTAEKPDFYQTKDFDSVISLKAETHNFPTTVEPFNGAATGSGGEIRDRLAGGKGSLPLAGTAVYMTSYSRLEEDRYWEHKFKERNWLYQTPMDILIKASNGASDFGNKFGQPLITGSVLTFEHEENTASSEAKSRKLGYDKVIMQAGGIGYGKADQALKDTPKKGDKIVILGGENYRIGMGGAAVSSADTGEFASGIELNAVQRSNPEMQKRAANAVRGMVESEENFIVSIHDHGAGGHLNCLSELVEDTGGKIDVDKLPVGDPTLSAKEIIGNESQERMGLVIAEKHIDTLQKIAARERSPMYTVGNVTGNNRFTFESKTTGEKPMDLALEDMFGSSPKTVLTDKNVVRNYKNPRYKTKNLKIYLKQVLQLEAVACKDWLTNKVDRCVGGKVAKQQCVGPLQIPLNNVGVMALDYNGKEGIATTIGHSPISGLIHPEAGSRNSITEALTNIIWAPLKDNLKSVSLSANWMWPCKNEGEDARLYKAVKAISEFSIDLGINVPTGKDSLSMKQKYPDGEVISPGTVIISAAGNCTEITKVVEPVLQVDGGNIYYINISQDAYKLGGSSFNQTLNAIGNEAPDVTNPKYLKTVFNTIQKLIKDDKIVAGHDIASGGFITTLLEMCFADVNLGANFNLSELNEEDSIKLLFAENAGIVFQADASVEAILEEKGIAVFNIGTANNSGKVTIKNNEETFAFEVAEMRDVWYKTSYLLDQKQTANNLAQDRFDNYKKQPLQYTFPKKFTGKLPVISGKTNKSRPKAAIIREKGSNSEREMANAMYLAGFDVKDVHMTDLISGRETLEDIQFIGAVGGFSNSDVLGSAKGWAGAFKYNEKANTALQNFFKREDTLSIGICNGAQLWMELDLINPDHKVHGKLVHNNSKKHESSFTSVKIQENNSVMLSSLAGTELGVWISHGEGKFSLPEVEENYNIVAKYGYEGYPNNPNGSDFNTAMMTDKTGRHLVTMPHIERSTFQWNWANYPAGRKDEVSPWLEAFVNARKWVEENR is encoded by the coding sequence ATGATTCATTTCTTCGGAAACATACACAGTAAAGTATTCGCTGTTGAAACCACAAAAAAATTAGCTAAAAAAACAATAGATAAATTAATTTGGCTTTTTGGCAATCAACCAAAAATAGAAGAAACTTCTTTAGATACTTTTTTCGTGGGCCCAAGAGCCGCTATGATTACACCTTGGAGTACAAATGCTGTAGAAATTACCCAAAATATGGGAATTTCAGACATCCTTAGAATTGAAGAGTTTACAGCAGTTTCAGAAGATTTTACGGATTTCGACCCAATGATTTCAGAAAAATTTAAGGGTTTGAATCAAGATTCGTTTACCATCGACATACAACCAGAAGCTATTTTAAAAATTGAAGACATTGCAGCTTACAACAACCAAGAAGGCTTGTCTTTAAGTGATGAAGAAGTCGCATATTTAGAAAGTGTTGCCACAAAAATAGGAAGAAAATTAACAGATTCTGAAGTATTTGGTTTTAGCCAAGTAAACTCAGAACACTGCCGTCATAAAATATTTAACGGAACTTTCGTGATTGATGGCGAAGAAATGCCAACATCATTATTCAAATTGATTAAAGAAACTTCGAAGGAAAATCCGAATAGTATTGTTTCTGCATACAAAGACAATGTTGCTTTTATAAAAGGCCCAAAAGTGGAACAGTTTGCCCCAAAAACGGCAGAAAAACCAGATTTTTACCAAACAAAAGACTTCGATTCTGTAATTTCATTAAAAGCAGAAACACACAATTTCCCAACCACGGTTGAGCCTTTTAACGGAGCTGCAACAGGTTCTGGAGGAGAAATTAGAGATCGATTGGCTGGCGGAAAAGGTTCTTTACCTTTAGCAGGAACCGCAGTTTATATGACTTCTTATTCAAGATTAGAAGAAGACAGATATTGGGAACACAAATTCAAAGAAAGAAATTGGTTGTACCAAACTCCTATGGATATTTTAATAAAAGCATCTAATGGAGCATCCGATTTTGGAAATAAATTCGGGCAACCTTTAATTACAGGTTCTGTTTTAACTTTTGAACACGAAGAAAACACAGCATCCAGCGAAGCTAAATCCAGAAAATTAGGTTATGATAAAGTAATTATGCAAGCTGGCGGAATTGGGTATGGAAAAGCAGACCAAGCTTTAAAAGATACACCAAAAAAGGGCGATAAAATTGTAATTTTAGGTGGAGAAAACTACAGAATTGGAATGGGTGGTGCTGCAGTTTCTTCTGCAGATACTGGCGAGTTTGCATCAGGAATTGAGTTAAATGCAGTTCAAAGATCAAACCCAGAAATGCAAAAACGTGCTGCAAACGCAGTTCGTGGAATGGTAGAAAGCGAAGAAAATTTTATTGTTTCTATTCACGATCATGGAGCTGGAGGGCATTTAAATTGTTTAAGTGAATTAGTAGAAGATACAGGTGGAAAAATAGATGTAGATAAATTACCTGTTGGAGACCCAACATTATCTGCCAAAGAAATTATTGGTAACGAATCTCAAGAAAGAATGGGATTGGTAATTGCCGAAAAACATATAGATACTTTACAAAAAATTGCAGCACGTGAACGTTCGCCAATGTACACTGTTGGTAATGTTACTGGAAATAACCGTTTTACTTTCGAGTCTAAAACTACTGGAGAAAAACCAATGGATTTAGCGTTGGAAGACATGTTTGGTTCTTCTCCAAAAACAGTTTTAACAGACAAAAATGTTGTCAGAAATTATAAAAATCCGCGTTATAAAACGAAAAATTTAAAAATCTATTTAAAGCAAGTTTTACAGTTGGAGGCTGTAGCTTGTAAAGATTGGTTAACGAATAAAGTCGATAGATGTGTTGGTGGAAAAGTTGCCAAACAACAATGTGTGGGTCCGTTACAAATTCCCTTAAATAATGTGGGAGTGATGGCTTTAGATTATAATGGAAAAGAAGGAATTGCAACCACAATTGGGCACTCCCCTATTTCTGGATTAATTCACCCAGAAGCTGGAAGTAGAAATTCAATTACAGAAGCGTTAACCAACATTATTTGGGCACCTTTAAAAGATAATTTAAAAAGTGTTTCATTATCTGCAAACTGGATGTGGCCTTGTAAAAACGAAGGTGAAGACGCTCGTTTGTACAAAGCTGTAAAAGCGATTTCAGAGTTTTCTATTGATTTAGGAATCAATGTTCCCACTGGAAAAGATTCGCTTTCTATGAAGCAAAAATATCCTGATGGAGAAGTTATTTCTCCAGGAACCGTTATTATATCTGCTGCAGGAAATTGTACCGAAATTACCAAAGTTGTAGAACCTGTTTTACAAGTGGATGGTGGAAACATCTATTATATAAACATTTCGCAAGACGCATATAAATTAGGAGGAAGTTCTTTCAATCAAACTTTAAATGCCATTGGAAATGAAGCACCAGATGTTACAAATCCAAAATATTTAAAAACGGTTTTTAACACCATTCAGAAATTAATAAAGGATGATAAAATTGTTGCAGGACATGACATTGCTTCTGGCGGATTTATTACTACTTTATTAGAAATGTGTTTTGCTGATGTAAATTTAGGAGCCAATTTTAATCTTTCTGAATTAAATGAAGAAGATTCCATAAAGTTATTATTTGCTGAAAATGCGGGAATCGTTTTTCAAGCAGATGCCTCTGTGGAAGCTATTTTAGAAGAAAAAGGAATTGCAGTTTTCAATATAGGAACTGCAAACAATTCAGGAAAAGTAACCATTAAAAATAACGAAGAAACATTTGCTTTTGAGGTTGCTGAAATGAGAGATGTTTGGTATAAAACTTCTTATTTATTAGACCAAAAACAAACGGCTAACAATTTAGCTCAAGACAGATTTGATAATTATAAAAAACAACCTTTACAATATACTTTCCCAAAGAAATTTACTGGAAAACTCCCTGTAATTTCGGGCAAAACCAATAAATCTCGCCCAAAAGCAGCAATTATCCGTGAAAAAGGTTCAAATTCTGAACGTGAAATGGCAAATGCGATGTACTTAGCTGGTTTTGATGTAAAAGACGTTCACATGACCGATTTAATTTCTGGTCGTGAAACCTTAGAAGACATTCAGTTTATTGGTGCTGTTGGTGGTTTTTCTAATTCGGATGTTTTAGGTTCTGCAAAAGGTTGGGCTGGTGCTTTTAAATACAATGAAAAAGCAAATACGGCTTTACAAAATTTCTTTAAAAGAGAAGATACTTTGTCTATTGGTATTTGTAATGGTGCTCAATTATGGATGGAACTAGACTTGATAAATCCAGACCATAAAGTGCACGGAAAATTAGTACATAACAATTCTAAAAAACACGAAAGTTCTTTTACTTCTGTAAAAATTCAAGAAAATAATTCTGTAATGTTATCGAGTTTAGCAGGAACAGAATTAGGAGTTTGGATTTCTCATGGTGAAGGAAAATTCAGTTTACCAGAAGTTGAAGAAAACTATAACATTGTTGCAAAATATGGTTATGAAGGCTATCCAAACAACCCAAATGGCTCTGATTTTAACACTGCAATGATGACAGATAAAACTGGAAGACATTTAGTGACAATGCCACATATAGAGCGTTCTACATTCCAATGGAATTGGGCAAATTATCCTGCTGGTAGAAAAGATGAAGTTTCGCCTTGGTTAGAGGCTTTTGTGAATGCTAGAAAATGGGTGGAAGAAAACAGATAA
- a CDS encoding endonuclease: MKQKLLFLITFLTISLGFAQIPSGYYSNATGSGYTLKTQLKSIISNGHIDNGYGALYDAYVKTDNDSFYEKDNTVLDMYSENPSGADAYNYNHKQRNCGNYNSENDCYNREHIFPQGFFNKRTPMRTDIHHVVPADGYINGRRSNYPFGEVTSATFTSNNGSKIGQNTFGNHSGTVFEPINEFKGDIARMLLYFATRYEDEVTSNSWDAPNASVNNPLNGTNNQVYENWYIQLLYKWHTQDPVSNREIVRNNEAYKFQGNRNPFIDHPEYVSEIWSSVLSIKQESLLEDISIYPNPSTINRITITIPNDLKINAIVLYNVIGATIYKTTNPTIANQKIRIKDLKKGFYILKISSDTKSLSKKIIIQ, translated from the coding sequence ATGAAACAAAAATTACTTTTTTTAATTACCTTTTTAACTATTTCTCTTGGTTTTGCACAAATTCCTAGTGGATATTATAGCAATGCAACAGGAAGTGGCTACACACTAAAAACACAGTTAAAAAGTATTATTTCTAATGGTCATATAGATAATGGATATGGAGCGCTATATGATGCTTATGTAAAAACAGACAACGATTCTTTTTACGAAAAAGACAATACCGTTTTAGACATGTATTCAGAAAATCCATCTGGTGCAGATGCATATAACTACAATCACAAGCAAAGAAATTGCGGAAATTATAACTCGGAAAACGATTGTTATAATAGAGAACACATTTTCCCACAAGGTTTTTTTAACAAAAGAACGCCTATGAGAACAGACATCCATCATGTAGTTCCTGCAGATGGTTACATAAATGGACGAAGAAGTAATTATCCTTTTGGTGAAGTAACTTCTGCTACTTTTACCTCTAATAACGGTTCTAAAATTGGACAAAATACTTTTGGTAATCACTCAGGTACTGTTTTTGAGCCTATAAACGAATTCAAAGGAGACATTGCAAGAATGTTACTTTATTTTGCAACGCGTTACGAAGATGAAGTTACTTCCAATTCTTGGGATGCACCCAATGCCTCTGTAAACAACCCTTTAAACGGAACCAACAATCAAGTTTACGAAAATTGGTACATTCAATTATTATACAAATGGCATACACAAGATCCTGTAAGCAATAGAGAAATTGTTAGAAATAACGAAGCTTATAAATTTCAAGGAAACAGAAATCCTTTTATAGATCATCCAGAATATGTAAGCGAAATTTGGAGTTCTGTACTTTCCATAAAACAAGAATCTTTATTAGAAGATATTTCTATATACCCAAATCCAAGTACCATAAATAGAATAACAATTACAATTCCTAACGATTTAAAAATAAATGCTATTGTTTTATATAATGTAATTGGTGCTACGATTTATAAAACTACAAATCCAACAATAGCAAATCAAAAAATAAGAATTAAAGACCTAAAAAAAGGTTTTTATATTTTAAAAATATCTAGTGACACAAAAAGTTTATCGAAAAAAATTATCATTCAATAA
- a CDS encoding RsmB/NOP family class I SAM-dependent RNA methyltransferase, which translates to MRLHRNLTFAVIDSIRDIFNEGVYADKAVEKALKRDKRWGARDRKFVAETIYDIVRWNRLYAEIAEVKLPYDRDNIWRLFSVWCILRGIALPDWNQIGNVPERRIKGRFAELSKTRKYRESIPDWMDELCVTELGEKVWTKEIKALNEQAKVILRTNTLNISKEILQKKLHAENVITEFVPNHPDALLLPERANVFKTEAFHNGFFEVQDASSQLVAAYLDVKPGMKVVDTCAGAGGKTLHLSALMENKGQIIAMDIYESKLRKLKVRAKRNKAHNIDMRVIDSTKPIKKLYGKAHRVLIDAPCSGLGVIRRNPDSKWKLQPEFINNIKKVQQEVLQQYSKMVKPGGKMVYATCSILPSENQDQVNTFLTSEAGKEFTFVSDKKVFAHISGFDGFYMALLEKK; encoded by the coding sequence ATGAGATTACATAGAAATTTAACATTTGCTGTTATCGACAGTATTAGAGACATATTTAACGAAGGAGTTTATGCAGACAAAGCTGTAGAAAAAGCCTTAAAAAGAGACAAACGTTGGGGAGCAAGAGACCGTAAATTTGTTGCAGAAACCATTTACGACATTGTTCGTTGGAATCGTTTATACGCAGAAATTGCAGAAGTAAAATTACCTTACGATAGAGATAATATTTGGCGTTTATTTTCTGTATGGTGTATTTTAAGAGGAATTGCACTACCAGATTGGAACCAAATTGGTAATGTACCAGAAAGAAGAATTAAAGGGCGTTTTGCGGAATTGTCTAAAACAAGAAAATATAGAGAATCCATTCCAGATTGGATGGACGAACTTTGTGTTACAGAATTGGGCGAAAAAGTTTGGACAAAAGAAATTAAAGCTTTAAACGAACAAGCAAAAGTAATCTTAAGAACAAATACCTTAAATATTTCTAAAGAAATTCTTCAAAAGAAATTACATGCAGAAAATGTAATTACAGAATTTGTGCCAAACCATCCAGATGCTTTGTTACTTCCAGAAAGAGCGAATGTTTTTAAAACAGAAGCTTTCCACAATGGTTTTTTCGAGGTACAAGATGCTTCTTCTCAATTAGTGGCTGCGTATTTAGACGTAAAACCAGGTATGAAAGTGGTTGATACTTGTGCAGGTGCTGGTGGTAAAACCTTGCATTTATCAGCATTAATGGAAAATAAAGGACAAATAATTGCGATGGATATTTACGAGAGTAAGCTTCGTAAATTAAAAGTTAGAGCCAAGAGAAACAAAGCACATAATATAGATATGCGTGTGATAGATTCTACAAAACCTATTAAAAAATTATATGGCAAAGCACACAGAGTTTTAATAGACGCACCTTGTTCTGGTTTAGGCGTTATTCGTAGAAACCCAGATTCTAAGTGGAAATTACAACCAGAATTTATAAACAATATTAAAAAAGTACAACAAGAGGTTTTGCAACAATACTCTAAAATGGTAAAACCAGGAGGAAAAATGGTGTATGCCACTTGTTCTATTCTACCTTCAGAAAATCAAGATCAAGTTAATACTTTCTTAACATCGGAAGCAGGAAAAGAGTTTACTTTTGTCTCAGATAAAAAAGTGTTCGCACACATATCTGGTTTCGACGGGTTTTACATGGCGCTCTTAGAAAAAAAATAA